A DNA window from Choloepus didactylus isolate mChoDid1 chromosome 9, mChoDid1.pri, whole genome shotgun sequence contains the following coding sequences:
- the LOC119543798 gene encoding histone H3-like, protein FNAPRKQLATKAARKSAPATGGVKKPHRYRPGTVALREIRRYQKSTELLIRKLPFQRLVREIAQDFKTDLRFQSSAVMALQEASEAYLVGLFEDTNLCAIHAKRVTIMPKDDQFDSWSKGLSITKSN, encoded by the coding sequence TTCAATGCCCCGCGAAAGCAGCTGGCCACCAAGGCGGCTCGTAAGAGCGCGCCGGCCACGGGCGGCGTGAAGAAGCCCCACCGCTATCGGCCCGGCACCGTGGCCCTGCGGGAGATCCGGCGCTACCAGAAATCTACTGAGCTGCTGATCCGTAAGCTGCCGTTCCAGCGGCTCGTGCGCGAAATCGCGCAGGACTTCAAGACGGACCTGCGCTTCCAGAGCTCGGCCGTCATGGCGTTGCAGGAGGCCAGCGAGGCCTACTTGGTGGGGTTGTTTGAAGACACGAACCTGTGCGCCATCCACGCCAAGCGCGTGACTATCATGCCCAAGGACGATCAGTTTGACTCCTGGTCGAAGGGTCTGAGTATAACCAAGTCCAATTAG